One window of Papaver somniferum cultivar HN1 chromosome 9, ASM357369v1, whole genome shotgun sequence genomic DNA carries:
- the LOC113312143 gene encoding uncharacterized protein LOC113312143, whose protein sequence is MHDILPVNERKARQNQHIQALCQRCRNENETITHLLIHCNYATTVWSVISLEVYQEVRNISDVRQWVKSWCNPDNNISFNKTLIINKIVITMWFIWKSRCELVFDNNRCNVSSLKHSIITFSNENKIQSSFRDNQNQNSNIITRGNSINTRSNRNWNPHPRGKIKINIDASVLPNSFHTGIALIIRDFTGKMVEAWTLVERTRDVAQAKAMAVLKALQWILQLQLQNVIVEGDNKEVMDSINGDSIITRWENSNIIRECQHLMKCLGNVQVCFQSRKCNQVQDLLAKYDKVNNCTRKWSSILPMSVMYRLEFEKNLVMLNFIGLL, encoded by the coding sequence ATGCATGACATTCTCCCAGTCAATGAAAGAAAGGCAAGGCAGAATCAACATATTCAAGCTCTATGTCAAAGATGCAGGAATGAAAATGAAACCATTACTCATCTTCTGATTCATTGCAATTATGCTACAACTGTGTGGAGTGTTATCTCTCTTGAGGTTTACCAAGAAGTTAGAAATATCTCAGATGTCAGGCAGTGGGTTAAAAGTTGGTGTAATCCAGACAACAACATCTCCTTCAACAAAACactcattattaacaagattgtCATCACAatgtggttcatttggaaatcAAGATGTGAACTAGTCTTTGACAACAACAGATGCAATGTTTCAAGTCTGAAACATAGTATAATAACATTCTCCAATGAGAACAAGATTCAGTCTAGCTTCAGAGATAACCAGAACCAGAATTCCAACATTATTACAAGGGGAAATTCTATTAATACTAGAAGCAATAGAAATTGGAATCCTCACCCCAGGggaaaaattaaaatcaatattGATGCTTCTGTTTTACCAAATTCTTTTCATACTGGTATTGCTCTAATTATCAGAGATTTTACAGGGAAGATGGTGGAGGCATGGACGCTGGTAGAAAGGACTAGAGATGTTGCTCAAGCTAAAGCAATGGCAGTGTTAAAAGCTCTTCAGTGGATTCTCCAGTTACAGCTTCAGAATGTCATTGTGGAGGGAGACAACAAAGAAGTCATGGATAGTATCAATGGAGACAGTATCATCACCAGATGGGAAAACAGTAATATCATCAGGGAGTGTCAGCATTTAATGAAGTGTCTAGGTAATGTTCAAGTTTGCTTTCAAAGTAGAAAGTGTAATCAAGTGCAAGACTTACTTGCTAAGTATGATAAAGTCAATAATTGTACTAGGAAATGGAGTTCTATACTCCCAATGTCTGTCATGTATAGGTTAGAGTTTGAGAAAAATCTTGTAATGCTTAACTTTATTGGGTTGCTTTGA